The Brevibacillus humidisoli DNA segment CGCGAAAACCTGCCCCGTGCATGGTTCGGATTGTAACCGGAACTTCCGCTTTCCCGCCAAACATGTAACGGAATTTGGCTCCCTGATTCATCACCTGATCCAGGCAGCTGCCGATAAAATCGTTAAACATCAGTTCAGCAATCGGGCGTAGGCCGGTAGCTGCAGCCGCCATCGCAGCGCCGACATAGCCTGCCTCGGAAATCGGCGTGTCAAGCACCCGATCACGGCCGAACTCTTGCACCAACCCCTTGGTAACGCCCAGTACGCCTCCCCACGCTTCATCATCCTGCAGATGATCGATCTGCGCCCCGCCGGCTACGTCTTCTCCCATCAGGATGACGTTCTCGTCAGCTCGCATAGCCAGCTTCATCGCTTCATTAATCGCTCCGGAAAACCTGATCGTTCTTGCCATCTTCTATAGCCTCCTCCCATTTAATAAGAAACGTAGACATCGGTAAGCAGTTCACTTGCATCCGGGAATGGACTCTGCTCCGCAAACTGAATCGCCGCTTCAATCGCTTGGTCTACTCCCTGTTCCACTTCCGTCAGTTCCTGTTGCGTCAAAAGCTGCTGTGCTACCAAGTAATCCCGGAACAGCTTGATAGCATCCTGCTCATTCAGGTGTTTCTGTTTCTCCTGATCCTTTTTGTAGGTCTGCGCGTCCCCTTCGAAGTGACCGTAGTTGCGGTACGTAATGCATTCGATCAAAGTCGGGCCTTCTCCGTTCCGCGCTCGGCGGATCGCCTCTTCGGCTGCCTGATACACTTCCATCGCATTTTTCCCATCCACCGTTATGCCGGGAATACTGTAACCGCTTGCACGATCGGCTATACGATTACAACTGGAAGCATACGAGAATGGAGTCGCTTCTGCGTACCCGTTGTTTTCAGCGACGAAAATGACTGGCAGCTTCCAAATCGCCGCCAGGTTGATTCCCTCATGGAATGTCCCTTGATTGTTGGCGCCATCGCCAAAAAAGCAAACGCTTACACCTTTGGTCTGTTTAAGCTTCGCCGTCAAAGCAGCACCGCAGGCCAATGGGAAACCGCCTCCAACGATCCCGTTGGCCCCGAGCATTCCCTTGTCCAAATCGGCAATGTGCATCGATCCGCCCTTTCCTTTGCACAAGCCGGTTGCTTTGCCGTAGATCTCAGCCATCATTCCATTCAAATCGCACTCTTTGGCGATGCAGTGTCCGTGTCCGCGGTGTGTACTTGTAATCGTATCTTTTTTTCCAGATGAGCCCCGAATCCAACAGCAATCGCTTCTTCTCCGGCGTACAAGTGCACAAAACCGGGCAGTTTGCCTTGGCTGAACAAATCGTGTACGGCATCTTCAAACTTGCGAATCTCTAGCATCTTTTGGTACATCCATCTCGCTTTTTCTTGAGATAACCCCTTTTGTTTCGCTTCCGTTGCCTTCATTGGTTTACGCCTCCCATCTTCATGTTTCATGTGCTAGAATGCGATCTTCCTGATGCAATCCTTGTTTCCCCCTTTGTTCTGTACCTCCCCCTTTCTTTCTTTTTGAGCAAAGCAAATCATGTGCCAATACGGGAACGGCTCTACAGTCCTTGAAACAGAAGGATTTCTCTATCGGCTCATCTCATGCTGTCTTAGTCCAAACTGAGACGGTGTCTCATTTTGTCTCATTTTTTCTCATGAGGATAATCATTTGGGGCAAAGGTAGCGTAGCGGTGTTTTGCTTCGGACGGGCATAGTCGGGGGGCACAAAGAGAAAAACAGGTTCGCTCTACTCGTGCCAGTGCCTGCAAGGAAGCGGTCATGACCGTCTCCGCTCCACCAAAGTGGTACGGCGGCCAAAAGCCCTCAAGGGGCGTGGGGAGTTCAGGGAAGCGGTTGGCCGCCATGCGTGTACCACTTTATATCCGCTCCGGCTTTGTGGGCACTGACAAGGCTTTCGCTCACCTGTTTTTCTCTTTGCGCCTCGCAGCTGTTTCTTGTGTACGCAGCATTTGTCTGCGTACGTCCGAAATCTTGTGCTCGGATCAACCTTAAAACTTCCATACTTTACGATAGGAAAAAAATCAGCCAGCGATGTGTGACCACACCGCTGGCTGTATCTGCGTTACCTTACCGATTCAGTTGATATCGTTGGCGATACCCTGCTATTGTCTTTTCTACTTCCTCGGGGGAGAACAGGCGATAGTGCTGATACGCCTGCGCTTCGCCACCTGAGCAAAGCAACGCTCGTACCCACTTGACATAGGTTTCCGCAGAGAGAGCACCGGTCAGCTCTGAGAGACTAGCCATGCTCTCCGGCTCTACCTTGGGATAATCCACTGTCGTTGATCCCCCTGAGGCGATCTCATAAAATTGTTGGACCAGCCTCCCTCTCTCCTCTCCACTTCCTTCTACCAGTACGAACGCCTGCACCACAACTGCTCTGGTCTGCCTTCTCTGGGCAATGCCGCAAAACTTTTTCCCCTTGATGCTTACATCGAACTCACCCGGACAGTAGGCACCCCCCACCTCGCCTGTTTCGATTCGGTCGGAATGATGTTCCAGGCTATGGCCGATCAGAGCTGCCATCAGCTCAAAATGGTGCTGTACGTCCAGATGCCCTCGGGGATTTGGCAAGATTAGGGAAAGGTTGACAACGCCAGGGTCTAGTGGTACGGCAGCCCCTCCCGAGTTACGGACTGTCACTTGATAGCCCTGACGCTCCAACCAGCCGATTGCCTCTGATAGATAAGGGAGCTTGCGATCTCTGGTGCCGAGCACGAAAGCGTTCCGGTGTCTCCAGATGTGCACGATCGGCCCCAGTTGCTCTTGTCCCACCTGCTTGCCATACACTTCATCTACGGCAAACGGGTAAAACGCATCTCCTGTCATTGCCATAGAGGAGACGTCCATGATGGTAAAATGTGCAGGCAAGCCAACTAAGCTCATTTTTGCTCCTTTCTGTCTGTCGAGTTACAGTCGGTACTTTCGTAATTTCCGGTAAAACGTACTCCGCGGCATAGCCAACAGTTTGGCCGCCATGGAAGCGTTTCCGTTTGTTTTCTGCAAAGCCTGGATAATGGTTTGTCTCTCTATTTCCTCCCGATAGGTCAACCGCCCGCTCTGGACCTCGCACAACCTGTTTTCTGAAGTCGGAAAGCGCACCGTCGAGGAAACCTCCTCATCTATGGAAGCCCCATCTGCGATCGATCCGCCTGCACCGAGCAATTCCTCCAGCAGCAGCGGGATTTCATCCTCGGGGATCACATGGATGCGCTCCAGCGTGTTAAACAACTCCCGAATATTTCCCGGCCATTCATACTCAATCAGCCGCTGGATATGGGCAGGTGTCAACGGCAGCTGCAAGTCGTTTTTTTGGCAGTAATAGCGAATCAAGTGTGGGATATCTTCTTTTCTCTCACGCAGCGGCGGCACATGCAGCGGAAAAACATGCAGACGATAAAACAAATCCTCGCGAAATCGTCCTTCCCGCACCAGCTGGTAAATATTACGGTGGGTAGCGGAGATCACGCGAATATCGATCGGAATCTCCTCGTCGCTGCCAATCGGGGTTACCTTCCGTTCCTGCAGGACACGCAGCAATGCAACCTGCATCTGGTGAGGAATTTCTCCAATCTCGTCCAGAAATATGGTTCCTCCGTGCGCCTGTTCCAGTTTTCCCTTGTACCCACGACGGCGTGATCCGGTAAAGGCTCCCTCGGCATAGCCAAACAATTCGCTTTCAATCAGCTCTTTGGGAATGGCACCACAATTCACGGCAATAAACGGACCATTTCTATGGGGGCCATTTTCGTGGATGGCCAGAGCGATCAGTTCCTTGCCTGTACCGCTCTCCCCTCTGATAAACACATTTGCACCGCTCTTGGAGAGTCGTTCAATCTGGTGCAGTGTGCGTCGAAAGGAACGGCTTGTACCTGCTTCCCCCCGGAACTGAATCGCTGGAGAAGAAGAAAAGCCTACGGAGAGACGAGAAGCAGATGCCGCAGAATCCGTCAAATAAACACAGTACCCGATTAACCCTCCGTGTTGTTTGGAGAAGACGGGGGTTCGCATACGTTCCAGGTATCCGTACTCGCTCAGCAGTTGCTGATATTCGGACTTGTCGGGCCATTTCGTGACCGTTTTCCGTACATGTTGGTTGACAAAGACGATCTGCTGCTTCTGGTTCAGGATGGTCACAGGTTGATGGGTTTCGGCATGCTCCAGGGTAGAGCGAATCAGTTCCAGCTCATCCTGTTCACGCCGTCTGTTCCACTCTTGTTCAACGGTATAGGCGATGGACGAGACAATGGCCAGCATCTGGGGATAACTGCGGTCGACTGGGCAGGAGATGTCCAGGATACCGACCAGTTTTCCCTCTTCGTCACGGATCGGGGCAGCGGAACAGCTCCAATTGTGGGAAGCGACAGAGTAGTGCTCGGTGCCGCTGATCGCGATTGGCTCCTGCGAATGGAGCGCCGTTCCGATCGCATTGGTGCCTACTTCTTCTTCCGTCCAGCGCACCCCTTCTACAAAATTGATCTCCCGGGCATATTGCAGCACCCTCTTTTCACCTTTCATCGATAGCACATACCCCTCGGGATCGATCAGCAATGCAATCATACCGGTATCCTGAATAAAATGGGAGAGTTTGTCCACATGGGGCAGCGTGAGTGACAGCAGTTGTTGATGTTTTTGCTGCTGTTTGGCAAAGGGCTCACCTTGAAGGATTTGGCGGCCGATACCTAGATAAGGATTGACACTTCTGTTCTTACAGCGAAACCACGATTCAGAAATCCGCTTATTAATTCGAGCAGAGTCGATTACACCATCTTGAACAAAACGTTTCCAGACCTTGTTTGAAAGCGTTTCGTTGATCATGTAGCGACACCCCACCTCACTCATTAATAAGGGATATAGAATAGCTTACTCTTTCTCCATATTTTTCTCAATATTTGAATAATCAATCAATACCAGATCGATTGTCTATCAACAGAGTTCCTCTGTTCAAGCTGATACTCTTTGATCTTGCGGTACAGCGTGTTGCGACCGATACCTAACAGGCGCGCCGCTTTTGATATGTTTCCGTTTGCCTCTTTCAATGCTTGCTCGATTGCCATGCGCTCCTTTTCGCGAAGCGAAAACGAATCATCCGTGTGCAGACTGTCTGAAACGTCCAGAACGATCTGCTTCGGCTCAATGACAGCGCCTTCTGCCAGAAATGACGCTTGCAGCAATACGGACTGCAGTTCACGGATGTTTCCGGGCCAAGGATAGCTTGCCAGCGTATCAAGAGCGGCGGGCGACAACCTCTGTGCATCCTGCACGTGCTTATAGAGCAGGTACTCTGCCAGCTGACGAATATCGCTTCTCAACCGCAGAGGCGGCAGCGGTATCGTAACCCCTTTTAGCCGATAGTACAAGTCTGCTCTGAAACGCCCCGCCTGAACTTCTTTCAGCAGATCTCGATGTGTAGCGGCGATGATCCGTACATCCACCCTGGTCGATTTCACGCTGCCGACAGGCGTAACGGTTTTCTCTTGCACTGCGCGCAGCAAGGCTGCCTGTGCACGCAGTGACATATCGCCAATCTCATCCAGGAACAAAGTTCCGCCATCCGCAGCCTGAAACTTGCCCAGCCCTCCTTCCTTATTTGCGCCGGTAAAAGCTCCTCTCTCATAGCCGAACAGTTCACTTTCAATCAGCGTATCGGGTATCGCGCTGCAGTTGACCGCTATAAACGGTTCTCGTCCGCTTTCGCTGTGTATGGCCTGGGCAAATAACTCCTTGCCGGTGCCGCTTTCCCCGGTCAAGAGAACCGGGAGATTGCTGTCGGATGCTTTTTTGGCCATTTCCTTCGCGCGTACGATCGAGGGGCAGGTGCCCATAATATCGGAAAAACGATAGAACCGTTCGGTATGTTC contains these protein-coding regions:
- a CDS encoding lipoate--protein ligase family protein; amino-acid sequence: MSLVGLPAHFTIMDVSSMAMTGDAFYPFAVDEVYGKQVGQEQLGPIVHIWRHRNAFVLGTRDRKLPYLSEAIGWLERQGYQVTVRNSGGAAVPLDPGVVNLSLILPNPRGHLDVQHHFELMAALIGHSLEHHSDRIETGEVGGAYCPGEFDVSIKGKKFCGIAQRRQTRAVVVQAFVLVEGSGEERGRLVQQFYEIASGGSTTVDYPKVEPESMASLSELTGALSAETYVKWVRALLCSGGEAQAYQHYRLFSPEEVEKTIAGYRQRYQLNR
- a CDS encoding sigma-54-dependent Fis family transcriptional regulator, whose amino-acid sequence is MINETLSNKVWKRFVQDGVIDSARINKRISESWFRCKNRSVNPYLGIGRQILQGEPFAKQQQKHQQLLSLTLPHVDKLSHFIQDTGMIALLIDPEGYVLSMKGEKRVLQYAREINFVEGVRWTEEEVGTNAIGTALHSQEPIAISGTEHYSVASHNWSCSAAPIRDEEGKLVGILDISCPVDRSYPQMLAIVSSIAYTVEQEWNRRREQDELELIRSTLEHAETHQPVTILNQKQQIVFVNQHVRKTVTKWPDKSEYQQLLSEYGYLERMRTPVFSKQHGGLIGYCVYLTDSAASASRLSVGFSSSPAIQFRGEAGTSRSFRRTLHQIERLSKSGANVFIRGESGTGKELIALAIHENGPHRNGPFIAVNCGAIPKELIESELFGYAEGAFTGSRRRGYKGKLEQAHGGTIFLDEIGEIPHQMQVALLRVLQERKVTPIGSDEEIPIDIRVISATHRNIYQLVREGRFREDLFYRLHVFPLHVPPLRERKEDIPHLIRYYCQKNDLQLPLTPAHIQRLIEYEWPGNIRELFNTLERIHVIPEDEIPLLLEELLGAGGSIADGASIDEEVSSTVRFPTSENRLCEVQSGRLTYREEIERQTIIQALQKTNGNASMAAKLLAMPRSTFYRKLRKYRL
- a CDS encoding sigma-54-dependent Fis family transcriptional regulator; this translates as MSSQRSLAKSGHFIEQSWKRCHLVGLNRNEKADDQLITGSEIKELQRHYQPLITHAEAVFHNLYPLIKQSGCVLFLTDPNGTILFAVGDPDFASHAAKVQLQVGANWHESRKGTNAIGVAIEERIPAVVRGSEHFFQENHFLTCDASPIFDQTGSFLGVINISGSRDTFHPTLARFAPLAAEIYQNRLLLQQIQAKQLVALRQLEVVTEHHPLPLVTLDADQRITGANQAAAKLLGDCIGKELPANPSFKVITIQDDRNRVFGSVAIGERSAKEMGKGQQTEHTERFYRFSDIMGTCPSIVRAKEMAKKASDSNLPVLLTGESGTGKELFAQAIHSESGREPFIAVNCSAIPDTLIESELFGYERGAFTGANKEGGLGKFQAADGGTLFLDEIGDMSLRAQAALLRAVQEKTVTPVGSVKSTRVDVRIIAATHRDLLKEVQAGRFRADLYYRLKGVTIPLPPLRLRSDIRQLAEYLLYKHVQDAQRLSPAALDTLASYPWPGNIRELQSVLLQASFLAEGAVIEPKQIVLDVSDSLHTDDSFSLREKERMAIEQALKEANGNISKAARLLGIGRNTLYRKIKEYQLEQRNSVDRQSIWY